Proteins found in one Nerophis ophidion isolate RoL-2023_Sa linkage group LG21, RoL_Noph_v1.0, whole genome shotgun sequence genomic segment:
- the LOC133540154 gene encoding endonuclease 8-like 1, with protein MEEENTDLLRLCHTVPLEVVNLGGKGYDPEKKDYSGFEAWLQCYYVDGMKSVRDHNGRTMWFKGDPGPMAPKESKSPKAKKRKDTDADHDYPRKKKVSRKHNSDSTVKKKAAKKPTKAAKEEENGPQEEATPRRRSANTPQQEPKSTSGRRKKNNTEPAAGLILIILPFSENIKSLIFEDPIPTHLSVCANYKIACTVGGRVVCDLLCAIDSSKSGTDHPIFVY; from the exons ATGGAAGAGGAGAATACAGACCTGCTCAGACTTTGCCACACAGTACCGCTGGAGGTGGTGAACTTAG GTGGGAAAGGTTACGATCCAGAGAAGAAAGACTACTCAGGTTTTGAGGCCTGGTTGCAGTGTTACTATGTGGATGGAATGAAGTCTGTACGCGACCACAATGGCAGGACTATGTGGTTCAAA GGCGATCCAGGTCCTATGGCTCCTAAAG AATCAAAGTCTCCAAAGGCCAAAAAGAGAAAAGATACAGATGCAGACCATGATTACCCCCGCAAGAAAAAG GTGTCCAGGAAACACAACTCTGACAGCACAGTGAAGAAAAAAGCAGCCAAAAAGCCCACAAAAGCAGCaaaggaagaagaaaatggacctcaagaagaagccacacccagaagaagatcagcaaacacacctcagcaagaaccgaaatccacgtcaggcaggaggaaaaagaacaatacagagccagctgcaggtctgattctaataatactcccattttctgaaaatattaagagcctgatctttgaggatccaattcccacacacttatctgtgtgcgcaaactataaaattgcatgtactgttggtggacgtgttgtatgtgatctactttgtgcaattgatagcagcaaaagtggcacagatcaccctatttttgtgtactag